The following are from one region of the Coccinella septempunctata chromosome 7, icCocSept1.1, whole genome shotgun sequence genome:
- the LOC123316379 gene encoding cytidine deaminase-like — translation MATNKDHKICRIQKLGNLGSDIQNLLREAVEARLTSYSPYSKFQVGAAVLAEDGTIYKGCNIENASFPVGQCAEKTAFGTAICSGRRKFKAVAVVASQEKGFTTPCGGCRQFMSEFGEVDLYISKPELNEVLVTTLGNILPLQFEVCEDYSF, via the exons ATGGCTACCAATAAAGACCACAAAATCTGCAGGATTCAGAAACTGGGAAATTTGG GGAGTGATATTCAAAACCTTCTCAGAGAGGCTGTAGAAGCGCGGCTGACCTCTTATTCGCCTTATAGTAAATTCCAAGTTGGTGCTGCTGTCCTAGCAGAAGATGGAACAATCTATAAGGGATGCAATATAGAGAATGCATCATTTCCTGTGGGTCAGTGTGCTGAAAAAACAGCTTTTGGAACTGCAATATGTTCTGGAAGGAGAAAATTTAAAGCTGTTGCAGTAGTAGCTAGCCAAGAGAAGGGGTTCACCACACCTTGTGGTGGCTGTAGGCAATTCATGAGCGAATTTGGGGAAGTAGATCTTTACATTTCCAAACCTGAATTGAATGAAGTACTAGTTACTACTTTAGGAAATATCTTGCCCTTGCAGTTTGAGGTTTGTGAAgattattcattttga
- the LOC123316378 gene encoding uncharacterized protein LOC123316378, whose translation MIIAYKKLVCFLLLLNTAYCLENRGASCPQMYERTFQGYLPKGHKTAGSYFYIEGITDVENCITKCCENSTCNAALMLNDKCYTVDCDSNEKCIPILHHNENFRDNVTMILVKPEEKNENWSNILKSQEEDVNWKNSCPKLYEFTYRGYLPRGNISAGNYSYIKEKTDLRNCVLNCCDNDNCNVAILHSHKCYHVECKSSRLCVPSLYHNTTIRKSLYMVLVKPVKRNDKWKDVLRTFKDTTDENSEELLPEISSTEETTIHPTLSSPEIDRRNFSITLRLPKFHTEGGESKKKIGYTWKQEEGPTTLEFHQTNETEFEIKKLIFGSYLIKLTVEDIPKVKKDESENSSNKSEPMNTTEQF comes from the exons ATGATTATAGCATATAAGAAATTGGTgtgttttttattgttgttgaatACTGCGTATTGTTTAGAAAACAGGGGCGCTTCTTGTCCGCAGATGTATGAACGCACTTTTCAAGGATATTTACCGAAAGGACATAAAACGGCAG GTAGCTACTTTTATATCGAGGGCATCACAGATGTGGAAAATTGTATCACGAAATGTTGTGAAAATAGTACGTGTAATGCTGCTCTAATGCTCAATGATAAATGTTACACAGTCGATTGCGATTCAAATGAAAAGTGTATACCTATTCTACACCATAATGAAAACTTTAGAGACAACGTGACAATGATTCTGGTAAAAccagaagaaaaaaatgaaaattggtcgaacatactgaaatctcaag AGGAGGATGTgaattggaaaaattcttgTCCCAAACTGTATGAATTCACATATAGAGGGTATTTGCCAAGAGGAAATATATCTGCAG GCAACTATtcatatataaaagaaaaaacagaTTTACGAAATTGTGTTCTTAATTGTTGTGACAATGATAACTGCAATGTTGCAATTCTGCATTCTCATAAATGCTACCATGTGGAATGTAAATCTAGCAGACTATGTGTTCCATCACTTTACCACAATACTACCATCAGAAAATCTCTTTATATGGTGCTAGTTAAACCTGTTAAGCGCAATGATAAATGGAAGGATGTTTTGAGAACTTTCAAGG ACACAACGGATGAGAATAGTGAAGAATTATTGCCTGAAATCTCTTCCACTGAAGAAACTACAATTCATCCT ACATTATCTTCGCCCGAAATTGATAGAAGAAATTTCAGTATAACCCTGAGACTACCTAAGTTTCACACCGAAGGGGgggaatctaaaaaaaaaataggttaCACATGGAAACAAGAAGAAGGTCCAACAACATTGGAATTTCATCAGACAAACGAAACAgagtttgaaattaaaaaactgATCTTTGGAAGCTATCTCATCAAATTGACTGTTGAAGATATACCTAAGGTCAAAAAAGACGAGAGCGAAAACAGTTCAAATAAAAGTGAACCAATGAATACAACAGAgcaattttga
- the LOC123316377 gene encoding dyslexia-associated protein KIAA0319-like protein has translation MTKMFVSIERISFFLFMLCGASLSLDNWRLNCPKLFEHTFKGYIPRGNLSSGTFTLKEGVTDLKPCVLKCCDDDKCNVAFMNNKKCYHITCISNDLCLPTLHSDPEIGKNIYMILVKPVDEDDSWEEILTSQDSQDEKSSSILKPVNRKKLQEAYKDFMVEEQYGNPYECEVGDESCLENEICVPTKKRSLLGTCECKPDYVRNSQGTCVPTPPLSFKDNSISDMLTERILQVTTNRTVPVTRKQLLVSAESKQVKLPENEVTLIAKVTPEEAEEKYQFEWTSLQQPQGSTAVKHQNGGKLQLSKLSEGLYMFKVSASTTSSYGDTFVNVTVLPPSRINKPPEVVITPANQTIKQPNAAAVLDASSSKDDDGIISWHWELQQGPLGYQPQLSDNPTLQLNDLTKPGNYTFKLTVTDTDKATSSSLANITVLKSNDYPPEANAGEDKIIYLPHNAITLNGNLSTDDHNITTWEWIKSPDDAQKAVDMQDTRTPYLQLSNLEEGMYTFTLKVTDSAGQSSTAQVHVFVKPPTNKPPTAEAGSNITMSLPQTWAVVDGRNSSDDNKIVSFKWEQIEGPSKVEFHPNNESISNVTGLTKGTYTIKLSVTDDNNNVASDIVYIIVNQNKNQKPTADAGPDLEIDLPRNVIYVNGSASKDDWAIVKWKWIRDEKSLALGNIAENSDESPVLIISDLSVGKYIFNLTVYDEQGLSDTDSVTINVKHDPKLFYLIESTIDVYANYLTEAQYAILKGKLALLVSNEQKMIFRNVQTERGEGLAKITFYVEDQNGKTVPANDVVRRLRRKLNLDSSLLGFTVAKLQTAVCQNNCSGHGVCVETTRMCKCEAFWMQNLFKVYFNPGQDSDCSWSILYVVLAVLSSLVLLTGVFWGIILLCCNLCKRQKGATKPTNYKLIENSDDIPPFSRKAALSDSDTDSDVVFESRVKPGKFSESRNGHKHTRNGFSRMGRRMKI, from the exons ATGACGAAAATGTTCGTTTCAATTGAACGAATATCATTTTTTCTCTTCATGCTTTGTGGAGCCAGCCTCAGTTTGGACAACTGGAGGCTGAATTGTCCAAAGCTGTTTGAACATACCTTTAAAGGGTATATTCCACGAGGCAATCTTTCATCTG GAACATTCACCCTTAAAGAAGGTGTTACTGATTTAAAGCCCTGTGTTTTGAAATGCTGTGATGATGACAAGTGTAATGTGGCTTTCATGAATAACAAAAAATGTTATCATATCACTTGTATATCTAATGACTTATGCCTACCCACATTGCATTCAGATCCAGAGATTGGcaaaaacatttatatgattTTAGTAAAACCAGTTGATGAGGATGACAGCTGGGAAGAGATTTTGACCTCCCAAG ATTCTCAGGATGAAAAAAGTAGTAGTATTTTGAAACCTGTCAACAGAAAAAAGTTGCAAGAAGCTTATAAGGACTTCATGGTTGAGGAGCAGTATGGTAATCCTTATGAGTGTGAAGTGGGCGATGAATCTtgccttgaaaatgaaatctgtGTTCCTACTAAGAAGAGATCCTTGCTAG GAACATGTGAATGCAAACCAGACTATGTACGAAACTCCCAAGGTACTTGTGTACCTACACCACCACTCAGTTTTAAAGATAACTCAATTTCTGATATGTTGACTGAAAGAATTCTTCAAGTCACAACAAACAGAACAGTTCCAGTCACTAGGAAACAATTGCTTGTTTCTGCCGAGTCAAAACAAGTCAAGTTGCCAGAGAACGAGGTTACTTTGATAGCTAAGGTAACACCAGAAGAAGCGGAGGAAAAATATCAGTTTGAATGGACTTCATTACAACAGCCTCAAGGTAGTACTGCAGTTAAACATCAGAACGGTGGTAAATTGCAGTTGAGTAAGCTTTCTGAAGGATTATATATGTTTAAG GTTAGTGCCTCCACCACTTCATCATATGGTGACACTTTTGTCAATGTGACAGTGTTACCACCATCCAGAATAAATAAACCCCCAGAAGTTGTCATAACCCCTGCCAATCAAACCATCAAACAACCAAATGCTGCAGCAGTTTTAGATGCGTCATCTTCCAAAGATGACGATGGCATTATTTCTTGGCATTGGGAATTGCAACAAGGCCCATTGG GTTATCAACCACAACTCAGTGACAATCCAACGTTACAATTGAACGATCTGACCAAACCTGGGAACTACACATTTAAATTGACAGTTACAGATACTGACAAAGCCACAAGTTCCAGTCTGGCCAATATAACAGTGCTTAAAAGCAATGACTATCCTCCAGAAGCTAATGCAG GGGAggataaaattatttatttaccgcACAATGCTATAACCTTGAACGGTAATCTGAGTACAGATGATCATAATATAACCACTTGGGAATGGATAAAGAGTCCGGATGATGCTCAAAAGGCTGTAGACATGCAGGATACTAGGACACCTTACTTGCAATTATCGAATTTGGAGGAAGGAATGTATACGTTTACTTTGAAAGTGACGGATAGTGCGGGGCAAAGCAGTACGGCTCAG GTTCATGTTTTCGTCAAACCCCCGACAAATAAGCCCCCTACAGCCGAGGCCGGATCGAATATAACTATGAGTTTACCTCAAACATGGGCTGTGGTAGATGGAAGGAACAGCTCCGATGACAATAAAATCGTATCTTTCAAGTGGGAACAGATCGAGGGTCCTTCGAAAGTCGAATTTCATCCAAACAATGAAAGTATTTCTAATGTCACTGGATTGACGAAAGGAACATATACGATCAAATTGAGCGTTACGGATGACAACAATAACGTTGCAAGTGATATTGTTTATATCATAGTCAATCAAA ACAAAAACCAGAAACCTACAGCCGATGCAGGTCCCGACCTCGAGATCGACCTGCCTAGAAATGTTATTTATGTAAACGGTAGTGCTTCGAAAGACGATTGGGCCATAGTGAAATGGAAATGGATAAGGGACGAAAAATCCCTCGCCCTAGGAAATATTGCTGAGAATTCGGACGAGAGCCCTGTGCTCATCATATCCGATCTGTCAGTAGGAAAGTACATTTTCAATTTGACAGTTTACGACGAACAGGGATTAAGCGATACGGATTCAGTTACGATCAACGTTAAACACGATCCGAAACTTTTTTATCTGATCGAGAGTACCATCGACGTCTACGCCAATTATTTGACGGAAGCTCAATACGCCATTCTCAAGGGAAAATTGGCGCTGTTGGTGTCAAACGAACAGAAAATGATT TTCCGAAATGTACAGACGGAGAGAGGTGAAGGACTGGCCAAGATCACGTTCTATGTGGAAGACCAGAACGGTAAAACTGTGCCAGCAAACGACGTAGTCAGACGACTCCGTCGAAAATTAAACCTAGACTCCAGTTTGCTTGGTTTTACGGTTGCGAAACTGCAGACAGCGGTTTGTCAGAACAACTGTTCAGGACATGGAGTATGTGTGGAAACAACGAGAATGTGCAAATGTGAAGCCTTTTGGATGCAG AACCTGTTCAAGGTCTATTTTAATCCTGGGCAGGATTCAGATTGCAGTTGGAGTATTCTGTATGTCGTTCTAGCAGTGCTATCCTCGCTTGTTCTTTTAACTGGCGTATTTTGGGGAATTATTCTTTTATGCTGCAATTTATGCAAGAGACAAAAGGGCGCGACCAAGCCTACCAActacaaattgattgaaaattCTGATGATATTCCGCCAT TTTCAAGAAAAGCTGCTCTTTCCGACAGCGATACAGACTCTGACGTAGTTTTTGAGTCTAGAGTTAAGCCAGGTAAATTTTCGGAATCTAGAAACGGTCATAAGCATACTCGTAATGGCTTTTCAAGAATGGGAAGAAGAATGAAGATTTAG
- the LOC123316523 gene encoding acid phosphatase type 7, producing the protein MGLKLECLLLVLLYFLSVLAVESNIVWYRPEQIHISFGQNRSDIVITWSTFNDTEESVVEYGIGGLVLQKTGESELFVDGGNEHHSQYIHKVTLNDLNPNSRYVYHCGSQLGWSNLFWFKTPPTDENWQPYLAIYGDMGNENAQSLARLQEETQRGMYDAILHVGDFAYDMNSENAKVGDEFMRQIESVAAYVPYMTCPGNHEESYNFSNYRKRFNMPNSDFPAYSFNMGPLHIISLSTEVYYFLNYGLKPLVFQYQWLEDDLAKANLPENREKQPWIIVMGHRPMYCSNTDNDDCTKNETLTRVGLPFLKLFGLEKLFYDYGVDIEIWAHEHSYERLWPIFDHKIYNGSYDEPYKNPKAPVHITTGSAGCKEGTDRFVEPRPEWSAFTSSDYGYTRMRAFNKTHIYFEQVSDDKDGAIIDYFWVIKEKHGFYQNSTINWAKIDGVRLKSFN; encoded by the coding sequence ATGGGTTTGAAACTAGAATGCCTCCTCCTCGTACTACTCTACTTCTTGAGTGTTTTAGCAGTTGAATCTAATATTGTGTGGTATAGACCTGAACAAATTCACATTTCTTTTGGTCAAAATAGAAGTGATATTGTGATAACATGGTCAACATTCAATGATACAGAAGAGTCAGTTGTTGAGTATGGTATTGGAGGATTAGTACTTCAAAAAACAGGTGAATCTGAACTTTTTGTTGATGGGGGAAATGAGCATCATTCTCAATACATCCATAAAGTTACTTTGAACGATTTAAACCCGAATAGTAGATATGTTTACCACTGTGGAAGTCAGCTTGGTTGGTCCAATTTATTTTGGTTTAAAACCCCACCAACAGATGAAAATTGGCAGCCGTACTTAGCAATTTATGGCGACATGGGAAACGAAAATGCTCAATCTTTAGCCAGACTGCAGGAAGAAACTCAAAGAGGAATGTATGATGCTATTTTACATGTGGGTGACTTTGCATACGATATGAATTCAGAAAATGCAAAAGTAGGTGATGAGTTTATGAGACAAATTGAATCTGTTGCTGCATATGTACCTTATATGACTTGTCCAGGGAATCATGAGGAAAGCTATAATTTCAGCAACTACAGGAAGAGATTCAATATGCCCAATTCTGATTTTCCGGCTTATAGTTTCAACATGGGGCCCTTACATATCATATCTTTATCAACAGAAGTGTATTATTTTTTGAACTACGGTCTTAAACCCTTGGTATTCCAGTACCAGTGGTTAGAAGACGATCTTGCTAAAGCGAATTTGCCTGAAAATAGAGAAAAACAGCCCTGGATAATTGTAATGGGACATAGACCCATGTACTGCAGCAACACAGATAATGATGACTGTACCAAGAATGAAACTTTGACAAGGGTCGGTTTGCCCTTTCTGAAGTTATTTGGactggaaaaattattttatgattaCGGAGTGGACATAGAAATTTGGGCTCATGAACACTCCTATGAAAGACTTTGGCCTATTTTCGATCATAAAATTTATAATGGCAGCTATGATGAGCCATATAAGAATCCAAAAGCTCCTGTACATATTACGACTGGATCTGCAGGTTGTAAAGAAGGGACTGATAGATTTGTTGAACCTAGGCCAGAATGGTCAGCTTTTACCAGCAGTGATTATGGTTACACAAGAATGAGAGCGTTCAACAAGACACATATCTATTTTGAACAAGTGTCAGATGATAAAGATGGTGCTATAATCGATTATTTCTGGGTTATCAAAGAGAAACATGGCTTTTATCAGAATTCTACTATTAATTGGGCTAAAATTGATGGAGTAAGGTTGAAAAGTTTCAACTGA
- the LOC123316524 gene encoding FHA domain-containing protein FhaA isoform X2, translated as MNAVYSAILLLLLDGVYSYSKFGRKCDDIGCASNEECVMASKPCSYFDRKDECGEYPTCKRVDNGARTCNTYVCPPSKVCKMDGGIPKCFDDSSKIGKVPLYDTSNLNNKYEGHGAQSQPSAPSGNYNPSAPVASGGSLYPNIGGANGYQGGYNNPGYQQPAGGVQRPMGNYGGYQQPSNTYGGYPSSGSYPGTNNNRPAGGYNQQGAGGYYPGGYTGQGGYNRPQQQPGGYGAYGSNAGYGNNGYGTKGNTGSSFTDSLKDALKKIGILIIVSHCISQNYWR; from the exons ATGAATGCCGTATATTCAGCCATCCTGCTCCTCTTGCTCGATGGGGTGTATTCATACAGCA AATTTGGGAGGAAGTGTGACGACATAGGATGTGCCTCAAACGAAGAATGTGTGATGGCAAGCAAACCCTGCTCGTATTTCGACAGGAAAGATGAGTGCGGAGA ATATCCAACTTGCAAGAGAGTTGACAACGGTGCAAGGACATGTAACACTTACGTTTGTCCGCCCTCCAAGGTTTGCAAGATGGATGGAGGAATACCAAAGTGTTTCGATGATTCCAGTAAAA TTGGAAAAGTGCCACTTTACGACACAAGCAACCTGAACAATAAGTACGAGGGACATGGCGCACAATCCCAACCGAGTGCTCCTTCCGGAAACTACAATCCAAGTGCACCAGTAGCTTCCGGAGGTTCGCTGTACCCGAATATAGGTGGCGCCAACGGCTACCAAGGTGGCTACAATAACCCCGGCTACCAACAGCCCGCTGGAGGTGTTCAGAGACCAATGGGTAATTATGGGGGTTACCAGCAACCTTCGAACACCTATGGAGGCTACCCTTCATCTGGTAGCTACCCGGGAACGAACAACAACAGGCCAGCTGGAGGATATAACCAGCAAGGAGCTGGCGGCTATTACCCAGGGGGATATACTGGTCAAGGTGGATATAACAGGCCGCAACAACAACCAGGAG gttATGGCGCATACGGAAGCAACGCCGGCTATGGAAATAACGGATACGGAACAAAGGGCAATACTGGTTCCTCATTCACCGACTCCCTCAAAGACGCCCTGAAAAAGATAG GAATATTGATCATTGTATCCCACTGTATCAGCCAAAACTATTGGAGGTAG
- the LOC123316524 gene encoding prisilkin-39 isoform X1: protein MNAVYSAILLLLLDGVYSYSKFGRKCDDIGCASNEECVMASKPCSYFDRKDECGEYPTCKRVDNGARTCNTYVCPPSKVCKMDGGIPKCFDDSSKIGKVPLYDTSNLNNKYEGHGAQSQPSAPSGNYNPSAPVASGGSLYPNIGGANGYQGGYNNPGYQQPAGGVQRPMGNYGGYQQPSNTYGGYPSSGSYPGTNNNRPAGGYNQQGAGGYYPGGYTGQGGYNRPQQQPGVPSGYYVAGAGYQQPGTNNGYGSSNNRYQNTGYGYNQGYGAYGSNAGYGNNGYGTKGNTGSSFTDSLKDALKKIGILIIVSHCISQNYWR, encoded by the exons ATGAATGCCGTATATTCAGCCATCCTGCTCCTCTTGCTCGATGGGGTGTATTCATACAGCA AATTTGGGAGGAAGTGTGACGACATAGGATGTGCCTCAAACGAAGAATGTGTGATGGCAAGCAAACCCTGCTCGTATTTCGACAGGAAAGATGAGTGCGGAGA ATATCCAACTTGCAAGAGAGTTGACAACGGTGCAAGGACATGTAACACTTACGTTTGTCCGCCCTCCAAGGTTTGCAAGATGGATGGAGGAATACCAAAGTGTTTCGATGATTCCAGTAAAA TTGGAAAAGTGCCACTTTACGACACAAGCAACCTGAACAATAAGTACGAGGGACATGGCGCACAATCCCAACCGAGTGCTCCTTCCGGAAACTACAATCCAAGTGCACCAGTAGCTTCCGGAGGTTCGCTGTACCCGAATATAGGTGGCGCCAACGGCTACCAAGGTGGCTACAATAACCCCGGCTACCAACAGCCCGCTGGAGGTGTTCAGAGACCAATGGGTAATTATGGGGGTTACCAGCAACCTTCGAACACCTATGGAGGCTACCCTTCATCTGGTAGCTACCCGGGAACGAACAACAACAGGCCAGCTGGAGGATATAACCAGCAAGGAGCTGGCGGCTATTACCCAGGGGGATATACTGGTCAAGGTGGATATAACAGGCCGCAACAACAACCAGGAG TACCATCAGGATATTACGTAGCGGGGGCGGGTTACCAACAACCAGGAACCAATAATGGTTATGGTTCTTCTAATAACAGATACCAAAACACTGGTTATGGATATAATCAAG gttATGGCGCATACGGAAGCAACGCCGGCTATGGAAATAACGGATACGGAACAAAGGGCAATACTGGTTCCTCATTCACCGACTCCCTCAAAGACGCCCTGAAAAAGATAG GAATATTGATCATTGTATCCCACTGTATCAGCCAAAACTATTGGAGGTAG